Proteins from a genomic interval of Haemophilus parainfluenzae T3T1:
- the rsxG gene encoding electron transport complex subunit RsxG, whose protein sequence is MGIFKVTSRFGLLLGFIALLCTAISAGIYMLTKDRIDEAMAEQQKALLLQVIPQNYFNNSLLESVETPEQDKLKGIQKVYFAIKDHVPTAYAYETTAPDGYSGNIRLLVGITPKGEVLGVRVIEHHETPGLGDKIELRISDWILSFTNQIIVPESLKDWAVKKDGGKFDQFSGATITPRAIVNQVKRSALVMLENEALLNEMAKKYAQ, encoded by the coding sequence ATGGGTATTTTTAAAGTCACCTCCCGTTTTGGTCTTTTATTAGGTTTCATCGCATTGCTTTGTACAGCTATTTCTGCGGGCATTTATATGCTAACAAAAGATAGAATTGATGAAGCCATGGCTGAACAACAAAAAGCGTTATTGCTCCAAGTCATCCCACAAAATTATTTTAATAATAGCTTGCTTGAAAGCGTTGAGACGCCAGAGCAAGATAAACTCAAAGGTATTCAAAAAGTCTATTTTGCGATCAAAGATCATGTGCCAACAGCCTATGCTTATGAAACGACAGCACCAGATGGTTATTCAGGGAATATCCGTTTATTAGTAGGGATTACACCAAAAGGTGAAGTTTTAGGTGTGCGTGTCATCGAACATCATGAAACCCCAGGATTGGGCGATAAAATCGAACTTCGCATTTCTGACTGGATTTTAAGTTTTACGAACCAGATTATCGTACCCGAAAGCCTAAAAGATTGGGCAGTCAAAAAAGATGGCGGTAAATTTGATCAATTCTCTGGCGCAACCATTACGCCGCGCGCGATTGTTAATCAAGTAAAACGCTCTGCTCTCGTGATGCTTGAAAATGAAGCATTGCTTAATGAAATGGCAAAAAAATACGCGCAATAG
- the rsxD gene encoding electron transport complex subunit RsxD yields the protein MFRKMVSSPHTHSGKLTARIMLWVIAAMLPALLTQIYYFGMGVLVQSALAISFALLLEFIVTKLRNKPNLVYISDFSVVLTALILAMAIPPYAPYWVILIGTLSAVILGKHVYGGLGQNPFNPAMVGYVVLLISFPLQMTSWMPPISLLNEPPTFEDSLSLIFTGLTTDGFSLSQLVHSIDGITQATPLDSAKIFYNLHQGDESVFHDFVKLPILLQNGTDFAEGWWQVNLAFMLGGIVLILKKKIHWQIPVSMLVTFVTLATITAMSGYHHLSMISQLFSGAMMFGAFFIATDPVTASITPRGKLVFGSLVGLLVYLIRYFGNYPDGVAFAILLSNICVPLIDHYTRPRVAGHFAKGSK from the coding sequence ATGTTTAGGAAAATGGTGAGTTCGCCTCATACTCATTCAGGCAAATTAACCGCCCGTATTATGTTATGGGTGATTGCAGCCATGCTGCCTGCTCTGCTCACACAGATTTATTATTTTGGAATGGGTGTTTTGGTGCAATCCGCTTTGGCTATTTCTTTCGCATTATTGCTTGAGTTTATTGTGACCAAATTGCGCAATAAGCCAAACCTGGTCTATATTTCAGATTTTAGTGTGGTGCTTACTGCCTTAATTTTAGCGATGGCAATTCCGCCTTATGCACCTTATTGGGTGATTTTAATCGGTACGCTTTCCGCTGTTATTCTAGGTAAACATGTTTATGGTGGCTTGGGACAAAACCCATTTAATCCAGCTATGGTGGGTTATGTGGTGCTATTGATTTCTTTCCCTCTACAAATGACAAGTTGGATGCCGCCTATTTCATTATTGAATGAACCCCCAACATTTGAGGATTCTCTTTCTTTAATTTTCACAGGCTTAACCACTGATGGATTTAGTTTGAGTCAACTTGTCCATTCCATTGATGGAATTACACAAGCGACGCCATTAGACAGCGCCAAAATCTTCTATAACTTGCATCAAGGCGATGAAAGCGTATTCCATGATTTTGTAAAATTACCAATTTTATTACAAAACGGGACTGACTTTGCTGAAGGTTGGTGGCAGGTTAATCTTGCCTTTATGCTTGGTGGGATTGTATTAATCTTAAAGAAAAAAATTCACTGGCAAATTCCCGTTTCAATGCTCGTAACCTTTGTGACCTTAGCGACTATTACTGCGATGTCAGGTTATCATCATTTAAGTATGATTAGCCAGCTCTTTAGCGGCGCGATGATGTTTGGTGCATTCTTTATTGCGACTGACCCTGTCACAGCCTCTATTACACCTCGCGGTAAGCTTGTATTTGGTTCCTTGGTCGGATTATTGGTTTACCTCATTCGTTACTTTGGAAACTACCCTGACGGCGTGGCATTTGCGATTTTATTAAGTAATATTTGTGTGCCGCTTATCGATCACTATACCCGCCCTCGTGTAGCTGGCCACTTTGCAAAAGGGAGTAAATAA
- the rsxC gene encoding electron transport complex subunit RsxC, with protein sequence MANVLTRFNSGKIWDFKGGIHPPEMKSQSNQSPIQQSELAHDFYVPIKQHAGTAGNVLVKEGDYVLKGQPLTQGDGLRTLPVHASTSGTVKFIGKHVAPHPSGLTEDMIHIQADGLDKWREQFPLEEFFTQPVEQLIERIYQAGVAGLGGAVFPTAAKIQSAEKKVKLLIINGAECEPYITCDDRLMRDYTDEMIEGIRILRYILRPEKVVIAVEDNKPEAIQAIQQSLHGANDIELRVIPTKYPSGAAKQLIYLLTGMEVPSGGRSYDIGVLMHNVGTAFAVKRAVINDEPLIERIVTLTGDKISEKGNYWVRLGTPVDHILAQVGYQYDERFPVFAGGPMMGLQLSDLNAPVTKLINCLLAPDHFEYGEPEPEQSCIRCSACSDACPVNLMPQQLYWYARSEDHQKSEEYCLKDCIECGVCAYVCPSHIPLIQYFRQEKAKIWEIKEKAKKAEEAKIRFEAKQARMEREEQERKARSQRAAEARREELAKQKGEDPVKAALERLKAKQAGSAANKETKTIVSEKGEILPDNHELMEQRKARRLAKQQAQADTGTVTDVTTSQVDEKEAKKAAVAAALARAKAKKAAAQGETVATNETESAVKKTDENPTALDPKKAAVAAAIARAKAKKVAANNETVTTHETESTVEKTDENSTALDPKKAAIAAAIARAKAKKAATQGETVATNETESAVEKTDENPTALDPKKAAVAAAIARAKAKKAAAQAETVATNATESAVEKTDENSTALDPKKAAIAAAIARAKAKKAAAEAAKETE encoded by the coding sequence ATGGCTAATGTATTAACGAGATTTAACTCAGGTAAGATTTGGGATTTTAAAGGCGGTATTCATCCACCTGAAATGAAATCTCAATCAAACCAATCCCCTATTCAGCAATCAGAACTTGCTCATGATTTTTATGTGCCGATTAAACAGCATGCCGGCACTGCAGGAAATGTATTAGTTAAAGAAGGTGATTATGTGCTTAAAGGCCAGCCTTTAACACAAGGTGATGGCTTAAGAACCTTGCCTGTTCATGCGTCGACTTCTGGTACGGTAAAATTTATCGGAAAACATGTTGCGCCCCATCCTTCTGGTTTAACCGAGGACATGATTCATATTCAAGCGGATGGCTTGGATAAATGGCGTGAGCAATTTCCACTTGAAGAGTTTTTCACACAACCTGTCGAACAACTCATTGAGCGTATTTATCAAGCAGGCGTTGCAGGCTTAGGTGGTGCGGTATTCCCGACTGCGGCCAAAATTCAATCGGCTGAAAAGAAAGTTAAACTCTTAATTATTAACGGCGCAGAATGTGAACCCTATATTACCTGTGATGACCGCTTAATGCGTGATTACACGGATGAAATGATCGAAGGGATTCGCATCTTACGTTATATCTTACGCCCTGAAAAAGTGGTGATTGCGGTTGAAGATAATAAACCTGAAGCGATTCAAGCTATTCAACAATCGCTGCATGGCGCAAATGACATTGAATTGCGCGTTATTCCGACTAAATATCCATCAGGTGCTGCCAAACAACTGATTTATTTGCTTACCGGCATGGAAGTGCCAAGTGGCGGACGTTCTTACGATATTGGCGTATTGATGCATAATGTCGGTACAGCTTTTGCGGTGAAAAGAGCGGTCATTAATGACGAACCGTTAATTGAGCGTATCGTTACGCTTACGGGTGATAAAATTTCAGAGAAAGGTAACTACTGGGTACGATTAGGTACACCGGTTGACCACATCTTGGCGCAAGTTGGCTATCAATATGATGAGCGCTTCCCTGTTTTCGCAGGCGGACCGATGATGGGATTACAACTTTCTGATCTTAACGCACCCGTCACAAAATTAATTAACTGTTTATTAGCACCCGATCATTTTGAATATGGTGAACCAGAACCTGAACAATCTTGTATCCGCTGCTCTGCTTGTTCTGATGCTTGCCCTGTCAATTTAATGCCACAGCAACTTTATTGGTATGCTCGCAGTGAGGATCACCAAAAATCAGAAGAATATTGCTTAAAAGATTGTATTGAATGTGGCGTGTGTGCTTATGTTTGTCCAAGCCATATTCCGCTTATTCAATATTTCCGACAAGAAAAAGCCAAGATTTGGGAAATTAAAGAAAAAGCGAAAAAAGCCGAAGAGGCTAAAATCCGTTTTGAAGCAAAACAAGCTCGAATGGAACGTGAAGAGCAAGAACGTAAAGCGCGTTCACAACGTGCGGCAGAAGCTCGTCGAGAAGAACTTGCAAAACAAAAAGGTGAAGACCCAGTTAAAGCAGCGTTAGAACGCTTGAAAGCAAAACAAGCGGGTTCAGCAGCAAATAAAGAAACGAAAACTATTGTATCTGAGAAAGGGGAAATCTTACCGGATAACCATGAACTCATGGAGCAGCGTAAAGCCCGTCGCCTAGCTAAACAACAAGCACAAGCAGATACAGGCACTGTGACGGATGTAACAACGTCACAAGTTGATGAAAAAGAGGCGAAGAAAGCAGCAGTTGCTGCAGCTCTAGCAAGAGCGAAAGCCAAGAAAGCTGCTGCTCAAGGTGAAACAGTTGCGACAAATGAAACTGAAAGTGCGGTCAAAAAAACGGATGAAAATCCAACCGCACTTGATCCGAAAAAAGCCGCAGTAGCTGCAGCCATTGCAAGAGCCAAAGCTAAGAAAGTCGCCGCTAATAATGAAACTGTTACAACACATGAAACTGAAAGCACGGTCGAAAAAACAGATGAAAACTCAACCGCACTTGATCCAAAAAAAGCCGCTATCGCAGCAGCCATAGCAAGAGCCAAAGCTAAGAAAGCTGCTACTCAAGGTGAAACAGTTGCAACAAATGAAACTGAAAGTGCGGTCGAAAAAACGGATGAAAACCCAACCGCACTTGATCCGAAAAAAGCGGCTGTAGCCGCTGCCATTGCAAGAGCCAAAGCCAAGAAAGCTGCTGCTCAAGCTGAAACGGTTGCAACAAATGCAACTGAAAGTGCGGTCGAAAAAACGGATGAAAACTCAACCGCACTAGATCCGAAAAAAGCCGCTATCGCAGCAGCCATAGCAAGAGCTAAAGCAAAAAAAGCGGCTGCTGAAGCTGCCAAAGAAACTGAATAA
- the rsxB gene encoding electron transport complex subunit RsxB codes for MFILISVTVLALIFGAILGVASIKLKVEADPIVEKIDAILPQSQCGQCGYPGCKPYAEAIANGDVITKCVPGGRPTVVKIAEIMGVDVPAMDDVAEPEEMVAFIDENMCIGCTKCIQACPVDAIIGTNKAMHTIIPDLCTGCELCVAPCPTDCISMIKVKKDIDNWNWKFDPKLVIPVVNTTEIEKKLVVGESESHG; via the coding sequence ATGTTTATCTTAATTTCAGTAACCGTTCTCGCTTTAATTTTTGGTGCGATTTTAGGCGTTGCTTCGATTAAATTAAAAGTCGAAGCTGATCCTATCGTTGAAAAAATTGATGCCATCTTACCGCAAAGCCAATGTGGGCAATGCGGCTATCCTGGTTGCAAGCCTTATGCTGAAGCAATTGCGAATGGTGACGTTATCACAAAATGTGTACCTGGTGGTCGTCCAACAGTGGTAAAAATTGCCGAAATCATGGGGGTTGATGTACCCGCAATGGATGATGTCGCTGAACCAGAAGAAATGGTTGCCTTTATTGATGAGAATATGTGTATTGGCTGTACTAAATGTATTCAAGCCTGCCCTGTTGATGCCATTATCGGTACAAACAAAGCCATGCATACTATTATTCCTGATCTCTGTACTGGATGTGAACTTTGCGTAGCACCTTGTCCGACCGATTGTATTTCCATGATTAAAGTGAAAAAAGATATTGATAATTGGAACTGGAAGTTTGATCCTAAATTAGTCATTCCGGTTGTAAATACTACAGAAATCGAGAAAAAATTAGTGGTTGGGGAGTCGGAATCACATGGCTAA
- the rsxA gene encoding electron transport complex subunit RsxA: protein MTHYILLIISTALINNFVLVKFLGLCPFMGVSKKIETAIGMGLATTFVLTVASLCSYLVDNYILMPLNATFLRTLVFILVIAVVVQFTEMVINKTSPSLYRLLGIFLPLITTNCAVLGVALLNVNLAHNLTESVIYGFGASLGFGLVLVLFAALRERLVAADVPITFRGSSIALITAGLMSLAFMGFAGLVK from the coding sequence ATGACACATTACATTCTACTCATTATCAGCACCGCATTAATCAATAACTTTGTTTTGGTCAAATTCTTAGGTCTTTGTCCATTTATGGGCGTATCCAAAAAGATTGAAACGGCGATTGGTATGGGGCTTGCTACGACATTCGTATTAACCGTAGCATCACTGTGTTCTTATTTAGTCGATAATTATATTTTAATGCCGCTAAACGCCACATTCTTGCGCACTTTAGTTTTCATTTTGGTGATTGCCGTTGTGGTTCAATTTACCGAAATGGTGATCAATAAAACAAGCCCATCACTTTATCGCTTATTAGGGATTTTCTTACCGCTGATTACCACAAACTGTGCCGTACTCGGTGTGGCATTATTAAACGTTAATTTGGCACACAATCTAACAGAATCTGTCATTTATGGTTTTGGTGCTTCTTTAGGTTTCGGTTTAGTTTTAGTTTTATTTGCAGCCTTACGTGAACGTCTTGTTGCTGCAGATGTACCCATTACGTTTCGTGGCTCGTCTATTGCGTTAATTACGGCCGGTTTAATGTCTCTCGCCTTTATGGGCTTCGCCGGGTTAGTAAAATGA
- the yccS gene encoding YccS family putative transporter, which produces MNQWLNAKVIASIPIFIAVNIAAFGIWFFDISTQSMPLILGIIAGGLVDLDNRLTGRLKNIFYTLIAFAISTFIVQLNIGKPIQYVLLMTIITFLFTMVGAVGERYRTIAFGTLVVAIYTTLTYTPDNSASWFINPVMILLGTLLYSIVTIIVYLFFPNRPVQESVAKAFCALGNYLDAKSEFFDPDEIDEIEKKHLNFAMKNTNVVDAFNQARTALFYRIRGQHRHARTQRMIRYYFAAQDIHERANSTHFDYRQIAEQLKNTDLIFRIQRLLELQAQACHDITACLRQNTPYHYNIRVEKALMGTIQSLELYSKEHAEQNNVLLALQTLIDNLKSINWQLRQLEQETSENDQTAQIHTEQITGLKNILSVIGSNFTFESPLFRHAVRLSIVVFLCCSIVEFFQFNLGYWILLTAVFVCQPNYSATKVRLRQRIVGTILGVVIGSLLPYLNPTLEMKLGLMVVTSTLFFFFRSNNYSFSTFFITLQVLISFDVMGFDTQAALFPRLIDTVLGSAIAWFAVSYLWPDWKYLQLDKVSRQAIQSDAQYLLHIISQLQFGKSDDLKYRIARRNAHQYAAALSTTLSNMNNEPKKYQAYLQEGFDLLKMNYSLLSYISALGAYRYKMTQLQQTTEFLADFYPIAKKVLYTLENIEKLRPEVFAKLQGNIEQSLKEIQLDDNQTKADMAFALPYQQLNLISQLLPQLYRYFQHSQKESITK; this is translated from the coding sequence ATGAACCAATGGCTTAATGCAAAAGTAATCGCTTCAATACCTATTTTTATTGCAGTGAATATTGCAGCGTTTGGCATCTGGTTTTTTGATATTTCTACGCAATCTATGCCCTTGATTTTAGGGATTATTGCAGGCGGTTTAGTGGATTTAGATAATCGTCTTACCGGACGATTAAAAAATATTTTTTACACTTTAATTGCCTTTGCCATTTCAACCTTCATCGTTCAACTCAATATTGGTAAACCCATTCAATACGTATTGCTGATGACCATCATCACCTTTTTATTTACGATGGTTGGTGCCGTGGGTGAACGTTATCGCACCATTGCATTTGGTACGTTGGTGGTAGCCATTTATACCACCCTCACTTATACACCAGATAATTCTGCGAGTTGGTTTATCAATCCTGTAATGATTTTATTGGGCACCTTGCTCTACAGCATTGTGACCATCATCGTCTATCTCTTTTTCCCAAACCGTCCAGTACAAGAAAGCGTGGCAAAAGCGTTTTGTGCACTTGGTAATTATTTAGATGCCAAATCCGAATTTTTTGATCCTGATGAAATTGATGAAATTGAGAAAAAACATCTTAATTTTGCGATGAAAAACACCAATGTGGTGGATGCCTTTAACCAAGCAAGAACAGCTCTTTTCTATCGTATTCGTGGACAACATCGACATGCTCGTACACAACGTATGATTCGCTATTATTTTGCCGCGCAAGACATTCATGAGCGTGCAAATTCTACACATTTTGATTATCGACAAATTGCGGAACAGCTCAAAAATACCGATTTAATTTTCCGTATTCAGCGCTTGCTCGAATTACAAGCACAAGCCTGTCACGATATTACGGCTTGTCTGCGTCAAAATACGCCTTATCACTATAATATTCGCGTAGAAAAAGCATTAATGGGCACAATTCAATCTCTTGAGCTTTATAGCAAAGAACACGCTGAACAAAACAATGTGTTACTCGCCCTTCAAACGCTTATTGATAATCTGAAAAGCATTAACTGGCAGCTACGTCAGCTTGAGCAAGAAACCAGTGAAAATGATCAAACGGCACAAATCCATACTGAGCAAATTACAGGCCTAAAAAATATTCTGTCTGTTATCGGAAGTAATTTTACCTTTGAATCACCACTTTTCCGTCATGCTGTGCGTTTGTCTATTGTGGTATTTTTATGTTGCTCCATTGTTGAATTTTTCCAATTTAATTTGGGGTATTGGATTTTGCTTACAGCAGTATTTGTGTGTCAGCCAAACTATTCGGCGACGAAAGTACGGTTACGTCAGCGTATTGTAGGTACGATTTTAGGGGTAGTTATTGGCTCCTTATTGCCTTACCTCAACCCTACATTAGAGATGAAACTTGGCTTAATGGTGGTGACCAGTACGCTCTTTTTCTTCTTCCGAAGCAATAATTACAGCTTCTCCACGTTCTTTATTACGCTGCAGGTGTTGATCAGTTTCGATGTGATGGGATTTGATACTCAAGCGGCACTCTTCCCTCGCCTCATTGATACCGTATTAGGTTCAGCCATTGCGTGGTTTGCGGTTTCTTATTTATGGCCGGATTGGAAATATCTGCAACTCGATAAAGTGAGCCGCCAAGCGATTCAAAGTGATGCACAATATTTATTGCACATCATCAGCCAACTACAATTTGGTAAAAGCGACGATTTGAAATACCGTATTGCACGCCGTAATGCCCATCAATATGCAGCTGCATTGAGTACAACGCTTTCCAATATGAATAATGAGCCGAAGAAATATCAAGCTTATTTACAGGAAGGTTTTGACTTATTAAAAATGAATTATTCTCTATTGAGTTATATTTCTGCTTTAGGGGCATATCGCTATAAAATGACGCAGTTGCAGCAAACCACAGAATTTTTAGCGGACTTTTATCCTATCGCGAAAAAGGTTTTATATACGCTGGAAAATATTGAAAAGCTTCGTCCTGAAGTTTTTGCCAAATTACAAGGTAATATTGAGCAAAGCCTAAAAGAAATTCAGTTGGATGACAATCAAACTAAAGCAGATATGGCTTTTGCCTTACCATATCAGCAGCTTAACCTGATTTCTCAATTGCTACCGCAGCTATATCGCTATTTCCAACATAGTCAGAAAGAATCCATTACCAAATAA
- a CDS encoding curli polymerization inhibitor CsgI-related protein — translation MKLCKFALGVVALAVSTSSLAGMVTTSSNLEFLAINGQKASKSLLKEKKSFNADANQTQQVVVRLGEIVGSGSSQALFESNPIIVTFQSPADDVVVSAEKIRSKEDGEKFNAQPQITVKTKSGNVIDAKIDTLKQEGLFPAANIVNDLAEYNASNAPAAVSALAAPAVGMMPAASGKAAKGKVVVQGENVAEQQLQYWFQQADKETQTRFLNWAKKQK, via the coding sequence ATGAAATTATGTAAGTTTGCTTTAGGTGTTGTCGCGCTTGCAGTGAGTACGAGTAGCTTAGCAGGCATGGTAACCACTTCATCAAACCTTGAATTTCTTGCAATCAACGGCCAAAAAGCCAGCAAATCTCTTCTAAAAGAAAAAAAATCATTTAATGCTGATGCAAACCAAACACAACAAGTTGTTGTGCGTTTAGGTGAAATCGTAGGCTCAGGCTCTAGCCAAGCGCTTTTTGAATCTAACCCAATTATTGTGACTTTCCAAAGTCCTGCTGATGATGTTGTGGTATCTGCAGAAAAAATTCGCTCCAAAGAAGATGGTGAAAAATTCAATGCTCAACCACAAATTACTGTTAAAACGAAATCAGGTAATGTGATTGATGCTAAAATCGATACTTTAAAACAAGAAGGTTTATTCCCAGCAGCTAATATTGTTAACGATTTAGCTGAATATAATGCTTCAAATGCGCCAGCGGCAGTTTCAGCTTTAGCTGCGCCTGCAGTTGGAATGATGCCTGCTGCGTCAGGAAAAGCTGCGAAAGGCAAAGTGGTTGTACAAGGTGAAAACGTTGCTGAACAACAATTACAATACTGGTTCCAACAAGCAGATAAAGAGACTCAAACTCGTTTCTTAAACTGGGCGAAAAAACAAAAATAA
- a CDS encoding acylphosphatase, translating into MAKRFVVYGRVQGVGFRYFTWKEAEKIGIKGTVRNCTDGSVEIIAEGNDDQLQHFYDWLNVGPRTASVERVLVDNIEDKRYSDFSIIHR; encoded by the coding sequence ATGGCAAAACGATTTGTCGTATATGGTCGAGTTCAAGGTGTCGGGTTTCGCTATTTTACGTGGAAAGAAGCAGAGAAAATTGGTATTAAAGGCACGGTAAGAAATTGTACAGACGGAAGTGTCGAAATCATTGCGGAAGGCAATGATGACCAACTGCAACACTTTTATGATTGGTTAAACGTCGGGCCAAGAACCGCAAGTGTTGAACGGGTCTTAGTCGATAATATTGAAGATAAACGGTATTCTGACTTTTCGATTATTCATCGCTAA
- a CDS encoding YqcC family protein: MRNQTKLHLQQLQLAMQKLDLWQAVPPSQDAFLSEEPFAIDTMSPEEWLQWIFIPRMFALLESGAELPSKIAVSPYLEEAFKEAEEDFLVELLTPLRELEALLQNQ; this comes from the coding sequence ATGCGTAATCAAACAAAACTTCATCTTCAACAATTACAACTTGCTATGCAAAAACTTGATTTATGGCAAGCCGTTCCTCCTTCACAAGACGCCTTTTTAAGTGAAGAGCCTTTTGCTATTGATACCATGTCACCAGAAGAATGGTTGCAATGGATTTTTATTCCAAGAATGTTTGCCTTACTTGAAAGTGGCGCTGAGTTACCCTCAAAAATTGCGGTGTCACCTTATTTAGAGGAAGCGTTTAAAGAAGCAGAAGAAGATTTTTTAGTTGAATTATTAACACCGTTACGTGAATTAGAAGCCTTATTACAAAATCAATAA
- the truC gene encoding tRNA pseudouridine(65) synthase TruC — protein MLEILYQDEYLVAVNKPAGMLVHRSWLDTHETQFVMQTLRDQIGQHVFPIHRLDRPTSGVLLFALNSEIANLMCQQFEQKTVQKSYLAIVRGYLQGEGRIDYPLKIQLDKIADKFAQEDKAPQEAVTDYEGLNIVEMPYAVGRYQTTRYSLVKLIPQTGRKHQLRRHMKHIFHPILGDTQYGDLHQNRALTEYSGCQRLFLHADTLIFEHPIHLIKIEIKAGLDEQWEHVMKLFNWSI, from the coding sequence ATGTTAGAAATTTTATATCAAGATGAATATCTTGTGGCAGTCAATAAACCAGCAGGCATGTTGGTGCATCGTAGTTGGCTTGATACTCATGAAACGCAATTTGTAATGCAAACCTTGCGCGATCAAATCGGGCAGCATGTTTTTCCTATTCATCGATTAGATCGCCCTACATCAGGTGTATTACTATTTGCCTTAAATAGTGAAATAGCAAATTTAATGTGTCAGCAATTTGAACAGAAAACGGTGCAAAAATCTTATTTAGCGATTGTGCGAGGTTATTTGCAAGGCGAAGGACGGATTGATTATCCCCTTAAAATCCAATTAGATAAGATTGCGGATAAATTTGCGCAAGAAGATAAAGCCCCTCAAGAGGCGGTGACGGATTATGAAGGCTTAAACATTGTGGAAATGCCTTATGCGGTAGGGCGTTATCAAACCACAAGATATTCATTAGTGAAGCTAATTCCCCAAACGGGAAGAAAACATCAGTTACGACGTCACATGAAACATATTTTTCATCCTATTTTAGGTGATACACAATATGGTGATTTACATCAAAATCGTGCTTTAACAGAATATTCTGGCTGTCAGCGTTTATTTTTACACGCAGATACACTTATTTTTGAGCATCCTATTCATTTAATCAAAATAGAAATTAAGGCTGGTTTAGATGAACAATGGGAGCACGTGATGAAATTATTTAATTGGTCAATTTAA
- a CDS encoding YoaH family protein: MLDINLTHEQQQKAVEQIQELMAQGMSSGEAIQIVAKALREIHQKDDKETSDNK, encoded by the coding sequence ATGTTAGATATTAATTTAACCCATGAACAACAACAAAAAGCAGTAGAACAAATTCAGGAATTAATGGCACAAGGAATGAGTAGCGGCGAAGCAATTCAAATTGTGGCAAAAGCATTACGTGAAATTCATCAAAAAGATGATAAAGAGACTTCTGATAATAAATAA
- the cspD gene encoding cold shock domain-containing protein CspD translates to MEIGVVKWFNNAKGFGFISAEGVDTDIFAHYSAIEMDGYRSLKAGQRVQFEVIHGDKGSHATKIIPIAE, encoded by the coding sequence ATGGAAATTGGTGTAGTAAAATGGTTTAACAACGCAAAAGGATTTGGATTTATTTCTGCAGAAGGCGTGGATACAGACATTTTTGCACATTATTCAGCGATTGAAATGGATGGTTACCGTTCATTAAAAGCAGGTCAACGTGTGCAGTTTGAAGTGATTCACGGCGACAAAGGATCTCACGCCACAAAAATTATTCCGATTGCGGAATAG
- the matP gene encoding macrodomain Ter protein MatP, which yields MKYQKLENQEANWKWIYLIRKHREGEKITRYEEKSLEESKVQELIECQNYPEKIEEWIKNHLSLDLPIKLDQAIRARRKRFFNAEKQSTKKKSIDLEYGVWLRLSKYSRKMKMTLSETITYMIDERESKALYESQMTAMKAGLKNLLNK from the coding sequence ATGAAATACCAAAAATTAGAAAACCAAGAAGCAAACTGGAAATGGATTTATCTCATTCGTAAACATCGCGAAGGAGAAAAAATTACCCGTTACGAAGAAAAAAGCTTAGAAGAAAGCAAAGTTCAAGAATTAATAGAATGTCAGAATTATCCTGAAAAAATCGAGGAATGGATTAAAAATCACCTTTCTCTTGATTTACCTATTAAGCTTGATCAGGCTATTCGTGCAAGACGTAAACGCTTTTTTAATGCTGAAAAACAATCAACGAAGAAAAAATCTATTGATTTAGAATATGGTGTTTGGCTTCGTTTGTCTAAATATTCAAGAAAAATGAAAATGACACTTTCTGAAACCATCACTTATATGATTGATGAACGTGAAAGCAAAGCATTATATGAAAGCCAAATGACGGCGATGAAAGCCGGTTTGAAAAATTTGCTCAATAAATAA